One Bombus pascuorum chromosome 4, iyBomPasc1.1, whole genome shotgun sequence DNA segment encodes these proteins:
- the LOC132905765 gene encoding sodium channel protein para isoform X7 produces MSEDSDSVSEEERSLFRPFTRESLAAIEARIAEEHAKQKELEKKRAEGEGGFGRKKKKKEVRYDDEDEDEGPQPDQMLEQGAPIPVRLHNEFPPELASTPLEDIDSFYHNQRTFVVISKGKDIFRFSATDAMWILDPFNPIRRVAIYILVHPLFSLFIITTILVNCILMIMPTTPTIESTEVIFTGIYTFESAVKVMARGFILQPFTYLRDAWNWLDFVVIALAYVTMGIDLGNLAALRTFRVLRALKTVAIVPGLKTIVGAVIESVKNLRDVIILTMFSLSVFALMGLQIYMGVLTQKCIKNFPEDGSWGNLTDENWERFVSNETNWYVDEAKNMPLCGNSSGAGQCLPGYTCLQGYGENPNYGYTSFDTFGWALLSAFRLMTQDYWENLYQLVLRSAGPWHMLFFIVIIFLGSFYLVNLILAIVAMSYDELQKKAEEEEAAEEEAIREAEEAALAKENKLAAQAAAREAAAVAAVAAADQIVKSPSDFSCHSYELFVGQEKGNDDNNKERMSIRSIESVSEHRVKQINNHTATTKPRKVSAVSRAANGQFTYAYQESLRKASLSLPGSPFNLRRSSRGSHQFTIRNGRGRFVGPPGGDRKPLVLSTFLDAQEHLPYADDSNAVTPMSEENGTIVVPVYYANLGSRHSSYTSHASRLSYTSHGDLIGGIANAGKPMTKESQLRIRSVRPPSVNGHFTDSNQKYHYEGDLEDPMGKAKQQDNPFIEPSQQHAVVDMKDVMVLNDIIEQAAGRQSRTPEQGDDDEEGPKFKDKLLAAVLRCIDIFCVWDCCWLWLEFQKYVSLVVFDPFVELFITLCIVVNTLFMALDHHDMDKDMEKVLKTGNYFFTATFGIEATLKLIAMSPKYYFQEGWNIFDFIIVALSLLELGLEGVQGLSVLRSFRLLRVFKLAKSWPTLNLLISIMGRTVGALGNLTFVLCIIIFIFAVMGMQLFGKNYTDNVDRFPDGDLPRWNFTDFMHSFMIVFRVLCGEWIESMWDCMLVGDVSCIPFFLATVVIGNLVVLNLFLALLLSNFGSSNLSAPTADNDTNKIAEAIDRIARFIKWIKRNVLYLAKMMRAKLTNQISDQAPGEGPSNSWKEDGIDRDGDLDLADGELDAYRDKKSAKEINQLEVAIGDGMEFTIHDLKNKLKKGKLCMNNSKVIANSINHRDYRLDNDYINQNEDDTISNKSYGSHKNRAFKDESHKGSMDSLDGEEKKDASKEDLEQEEDLGEEGEEGEGVLGDAIIQADEDPIESDYPADCCPENCYKKFPFLAGDDDAPFWQGWANLRLKTFQLIENKYFETAVILMILLSSMALALEDVHLQQRPILQDILYYMDRIFTVIFFLEMLIKWLALGFKKYFTNAWCWLDFIIVMVSLINFVASLCGAGGIQAFKTMRTLRALRPLRAMSRMQGMRVVVNALVQAIPSIFNVLLVCLIFWLIFAIMGVQLFAGKYFKCVDANKTTLSHEIIPDRNACLAENYTWENSPMNFDHVGKAYLCLFQVATFKGWIQIMNDAIDSRELNKQPIRETNIYMYFYFVFFIIFGSFFTLNLFIGVIIDNFNEQKKKAGGSLEMFMTEDQKKYYNAMKKMGSKKPLKAIPRPRWRPQAIVFEIVTDKKFDMIIMLFIGLNMLTMTLDHYQQTQTFSDVLDYLNMIFIVIFTSECLMKIFALRYHYFKEPWNLFDFVVVILSILGLVLSDIIEKYFVSPTLLRVVRVAKVGRVLRLVKGAKGIRTLLFALAMSLPALFNICLLLFLVMFIFAIFGMSFFMHVKDKSGLDDVYNFKTFGQSMILLFQMSTSAGWDGVLDGIINEEDCQEPNNEIGYPGNCGSSTIGIAYLLSYLVISFLIVINMYIAVILENYSQATEDVQEGLTDDDYDMYYEIWQQFDPDGTQYIRYDQLSDFLDVLEPPLQIHKPNKYKIVSMDIPICKGDMMFCVDILDALTKDFFARKGNPIEESAEIEVQTRPGEAGYEPVSSTLWRQREEYCARLIQNAWRKHKQQRLGGPSEESDDADTDPRVRQTAVLVESDGFVTKNGHRVVIHSRSPSVTSRTADV; encoded by the exons GTTCGGTATgacgacgaggacgaggacgaggGTCCTCAGCCGGATCAGATGCTCGAGCAAGGAGCACCGATTCCGGTCCGACTGCACAACGAATTTCCACCCGAGTTGGCCTCCACACCTCTCGAGGATATCGATAGCTTCTATCATAACCAAAGg ACCTTCGTCGTCATCAGCAAGGGAAAGGACATATTCAGGTTCTCAGCGACAGATGCGATGTGGATCCTCGACCCGTTCAACCCAATACGACGTGTGGCCATTTACATATTGGTTCACCCACTGTTCTCCCTCTTCATTATCACTACAATATTGGTTAACTGCATACTCATGATCATGCCCACTACGCCCACCATCGAGTCTACGGA AGTGATATTTACGGGCATCTACACATTTGAGTCCGCCGTTAAGGTGATGGCGAGGGGTTTCATTCTGCAGCCTTTTACCTATCTTAGAGATGCATGGAATTGGCTCGACTTCGTAGTTATAGCTTTAGC TTATGTGACGATGGGCATAGATCTAGGCAACCTTGCCGCTCTCAGGACATTTCGAGTCCTCCGAGCCTTGAAGACTGTCGCTATTGTACCAG GTCTGAAAACCATTGTCGGCGCTGTGATAGAATCCGTGAAGAACCTGCGCGATGTGATAATCCTGACGATGTTCTCTCTTTCCGTCTTTGCGCTGATGGGCCTCCAGATTTACATGGGGGTGCTCACGCAAAAGTGTATAAAGAACTTTCCCGAGGACGGCTCCTGGGGCAATCTCACCGATGAAAACTGGGAGCGATTCGTTAGCAATGAAA cTAATTGGTACGTGGACGAGGCGAAAAACATGCCTTTGTGTGGAAATTCATCTGGAGCAGG GCAGTGCCTTCCTGGCTACACGTGTTTACAAGGATACGGTGAAAATCCGAATTATGGTTACACGAGTTTCGACACCTTTGGCTGGGCTCTACTCTCCGCTTTTCGTTTGATGACGCAAGATTATTGGGAAAATCTGTATCAACTGGTGCTTAGATCGGCCGGTCCATGGCATATGTTGTTCTTTATCGTGATCATTTTCCTCGGCTCCTTTTATCTGGTTAACTTAATCCTCGCTATTGTCGCGATGTCTTATGACGAGTTGCAAAAGAAAGCTGAAGAAGAGGAAGCTGCTGAGGAAGAAGCCATAAGA GAAGCCGAGGAAGCAGCTCTAGCGAAAGAGAATAAGCTGGCGGCGCAGGCGGCGGCTCGGGAGGCGGCAGCCGTTGCGGCGGTGGCCGCCGCCGATCAGATCGTCAAATCACCGTCAGACTTCTCATGTCATAGCTATGAACTGTTTGTTGGTCAGGAAAAAGGGAACGACGATAACAACAAGGAGAGGATGAGCATACGTTCGATCGAGTCAGTCAGCGAGCATAGAGTGAAACAGATCAACAATCACACGGCCACCACTAAACCACGAAAAGTCAGCGCT GTCTCTCGCGCCGCTAATGGCCAGTTTACTTATGCCTACCAGGAAAGCCTGCGGAAG GCGAGTCTTAGTCTGCCTGGTTCACCGTTCAATCTCCGTCGAAGCAGCCGCGGTAGCCATCAGTTCACGATCAGAAATGGCCGGGGCCGTTTCGTCGGACCGCCAGGAGGCGACCGGAAGCCGTTGGTCCTGTCGACGTTCCTCGACGCCCAGGAACACCTGCCATACGCGGACGACTCGAACGCGGTCACGCCAATGTCCGAGGAGAATGGCACGATCGTCGTGCCTGTCTACTACGCGAATCTTGGGTCCAGGCACTCGTCGTACACGTCGCACGCATCACGGCTTTCGTACACGTCCCATGGTGATTTGATCGGTGGAATAGCAAACGCGGGGAAACCGATGACGAAGGAGAGCCAGCTGAGAATCAGATCTGTCAGGCCACCATCCGTGAATGGCCATTTCACGGATTCTAATCAGAAGTACCATTAC GAGGGTGATCTAGAAGATCCTATGGGCAAGGCAAAGCAACAAGACAATCCGTTTATAGAGCCTTCGCAACAACATGCCGTAGTTGATATGAaag ACGTGATGGTGCTGAACGATATCATAGAACAGGCCGCGGGTCGACAGAGCAGAACACCGGAGCAAGGAG ACGACGATGAAGAAGGGCCAAAGTTTAAGGACAAATTGTTGGCCGCGGTGCTACGTTGCATCGATATCTTCTGCGTGTGGGATTGTTGCTGGTTGTGGCTTGAGTTTCAAAAATACGTGTCTCTTGTGGTGTTCGATCCATTCGTAGAGTTGTTCATCACCCTTTGTATCGTCGTCAATACATTGTTCATGGCGCTCGATCATCACGATATGGACAAGGATATGGAAAAAGTGCTCAAGACAGGAAACTAC ttCTTCACGGCAACATTCGGTATCGAGGCAACGCTGAAACTGATAGCAATGAGTCcgaaatattactttcaagaAGGATGGAATATTTTCGACTTCATTATCGTCGCTCTTTCGCTTCTGGAATTGGGATTAGAAGGTGTCCAAGGTCTCTCCGTATTGCGATCGTTCAGATTG TTAAGAGTGTTCAAACTGGCGAAGTCGTGGCCTACGTTGAATCTGCTAATTTCCATCATGGGCAGAACAGTAGGAGCGCTGGGTAACCTGACGTTCGTGTTATGTATCATCATCTTCATTTTCGCCGTGATGGGTATGCAATTGTTTGGGAAGAACTATACGGACAACGTCGATCGGTTCCCCGATGGAGATCTACCGAGATGGAATTTCACCGATTTTATGCATTCGTTCATGATCGTGTTTCGCGTACTCTGTGGAGAGTGGATCGAGTCTATGTGGGATTGTATGCTTGTGGGCGACGTCTCTTGCATACCATTCTTTCTGGCTACTGTTGTCATCGGTAATCTGGTT GTGCTGAATCTCTTCTTGGCTTTGTTGCTGAGCAACTTCGGTTCGTCGAATCTATCGGCGCCGACCGCGGACAACGATACGAACAAGATCGCGGAGGCGATCGATCGAATAGCACGATTTATTAAGTGGATCAAGCGAAATGTCCTTTATCTTGCTAAAATGATGCGAGCCAAACTCACCAATCAGATATCCGATCAGGCGCCAGGTGAGGGACCGTCCAACAGTTGGAAAGAAG ATGGAATTGATCGCGATGGGGACCTAGATCTTGCAGATGGAGAGCTGGATGCGTATAGAGATAAAAAGAGTGCCAAGGAGATAAACCAACTCGAAGTTGCTATCGGAGATGGAATGGAATTTACCATCCATG ATCTAAAGAATAAATTGAAGAAGGGTAAACTGTGCATGAACAACAGCAAAGTTATAGCAAATTCGATAAACCATCGTGACTACAGGCTGGACAACGATTATATTAATCAGAACGAGGATGATACCATCAg TAATAAATCATATGGCAGCCACAAGAATAGAGCGTTCAAGGACGAAAGTCATAAGGGAAGTATGGACTCGTTGGATGgtgaagaaaagaaggatGCGAGTAAAGAAGACCTGGAACAAGAAGAAG ATCTTGGAGAAGAGGGAGAGGAGGGAGAAGGCGTCCTAGGAGATGCAATTATCCAAGCAGACGAAGATCCCATCGAATCCGACTATCCGGCTGACTGTTGTCCAGAAAATTGTTACAAGAAATTCCCGTTCTTAGCTGGTGACGATGACGCTCCATTTTGGCAAGGTTGGGCCAACTTGAGACTGAAGACCTTCCAACTAATTGAGAACAAGTATTTTGAGACTGCCGTCATTTTGATGATCCTTTTGAGTAGTATGGCTCTC GCCTTGGAAGATGTGCATCTTCAACAACGACCCATTCTGCAAGATATCTTATACTACATGGACCGAATATTTACTGTGATTTTCTTCCTCGAAATGTTAATCAAATGGTTGGCTCTCGGCTTCAAAAAGTACTTCACGAACGCTTGGTGCTGGCTTGATTTCATCATTGTCATG GTGTCACTCATTAACTTCGTAGCGTCGCTCTGTGGCGCTGGCGGGATCCAAGCCTTCAAAACAATGAGGACCCTAAGGGCCCTAAGGCCACTCAGGGCGATGTCTAGAATGCAGGGAATGCGG GTAGTCGTCAACGCTTTGGTTCAAGCCATTCCATCCATTTTCAACGTGTTACTGGTGTGTCTTATCTTCTGGTTGATCTTCGCCATTATGGGTGTACAGCTTTTTGCCGGCAAATATTTCAAg TGCGTAGATGCCAATAAAACAACACTCAGCCACGAAATAATCCCTGACCGAAATGCCTGTTTGGCTGAGAACTATACCTGGGAGAATTCTCCGATGAATTTCGACCACGTAGGAAAGGCTTATCTGTGCTTGTTCCAAGTGGCCACGTTTAAAGGATGGATTCAGATCATGAATGACGCGATAGATTCTAGGGAG CTCAACAAACAACCAATTCGTGAAACAAACATCTACatgtatttctattttgtATTCTTCATTATATTCGGATCGTTTTTTACCCTTAATCTATTCATTGGTGTGATCATCGATAACTTCAACGAGCAGAAGAAAAAGGCGGGTGGTTCCCTCGAGATGTTCATGACGGAAGACcagaagaaatattacaacGCTATGAAAAAGATGGGTAGCAAGAAACCATTGAAAGCCATTCCACGTCCAAGA TGGAGGCCGCAGGCGATAGTGTTTGAAATAGTGACGGACAAAAAGTTCGATATGATAATCATGTTGTTCATCGGACTGAATATGCTTACGATGACGTTGGACCACTATCAACAAACTCAGACTTTCAGCGATGTTCTGGACTATCTAAACATGATATTCATTGTGATATTCACCAGCGAGTGTCTCATGAAGATCTTCGCTCTGCGTTACCACTATTTCAAGGAGCCATGGAACCTCTTTGattttgttgttgttatattgtcaatattag GTCTGGTTCTCAGCGATattattgagaaatatttcgtatcgCCGACCTTGCTCCGTGTAGTAAGGGTGGCAAAAGTCGGTCGTGTGCTTCGACTCGTAAAAGGTGCTAAGGGTATTCGAACTCTTCTCTTCGCCCTGGCGATGTCGTTACCAGCTCTCTTCAATATTTGCCTATTACTGTTTTTGGTGATGTTTATCTTCGCGATTTTTGGAATGTCATTCTTCATGCACGTGAAAGACAAGAGCGGACTGGATGATGTATACAATTTCAAAACGTTCGGCCAGTCGATGATATTGCTATTCCAG ATGTCAACGTCTGCCGGTTGGGATGGCGTCCTCGACGGTATAATAAACGAGGAGGACTGCCAGGAACCGAACAACGAGATAGGATATCCGGGCAACTGTGGTTCGTCCACGATCGGCATCGCCTATCTTCTCTCGTACCTGGTGATCAGCTTCTTGATCGTGATAAACATGTACATCGCCGTGATCTTGGAGAATTACTCCCAAGCTACCGAGGATGTGCAGGAGGGTCTGACGGATGACGACTACGACATGTACTACGAGATCTGGCAACAGTTCGACCCAGATGGAACGCAGTACATCAGATACGATCAGCTGTCCGATTTCTTGGACGTGCTGGAGCCGCCGTTACAGATACACAAGCCAAACAAGTATAAGATCGTATCTATGGACATCCCGATATGCAAGGGAGATATGATGTTCTGCGTAGACATTCTGGATGCTCTCACGAAAGACTTCTTCGCGCGCAAGGGTAATCCGATCGAGGAGTCGGCAGAGATCGAGGTTCAGACGCGTCCAGGTGAGGCTGGTTACGAACCAGTTTCCTCGACTCTGTGGCGTCAGCGTGAGGAGTATTGCGCGCGTCTGATTCAGAACGCCTGGAGAAAGCACAAGCAACAACGTCTAGGCGGACCAAGCGAAGAAAGCGACGACGCTGACACCGATCCACGGGTCAGACAGACCGCGGTCTTGGTCGAGAGTGACGGTTTCGTGACGAAAAATGGCCACAGAGTCGTCATACATAGCCGATCGCCGAGCGTAACCTCGAGAACCGCGGACGTCTGA